The Desulfuribacillus stibiiarsenatis genomic sequence GATATGGGAGAATGAGTACTAAGCCAATCGGAGTATTGGATTCAGGGGTTGGAGGACTAACGGTAGTTAAGGAATTGATGCGTCAGCTCCCGCGTGAAAGCATTGTATATTATGGGGATACGGCCCATTGTCCTTATGGCATTCGAGATTTGGCGCAGGTTCGGGAATTTACGTTTCGTATTATCGAGTACTTAATCGAACAGGATGTCAAGATGATTGTAATCGCATGCAATACAGCAACGGCAGCGAGTATGAGTGAAGCTCGTCAGCGCTTTAATATCCCGATTATTGGTGTCATTCAGCCGGGTGTTCGTGCTGCAATCTCGGCGACGCGTAACAATCGCATTGGCGTCATCGGCACAGAAGGTACGATTAACAGTAATATCTATCAGAATATGTTGTTGAAAATCAACCCGAGTATGTTCGTGGCAAGTCAAGCGTGTCAGCCGTTCGTATCCTTAGTAGAGCAAAATCTAGTATATACCAAGGATGCTCGAAGACTGATAGCAGAATATATGGAGCCAATTAAGGTGCAACATGTCGATACGTTGATTCTAGGCTGTACTCACTATCCATTGATGGCGAATGCGATTAGCATGGTCATGGGGCCGGAGGTAGAGCTAATCAGCTCGGCAGAGGAAACGGCACGAGAAACAATCGCAGTATTATATCAGCATCATTTATTAAACTGGTCGGACGATCCAGCTACCCATATACCGACACATAAGTTCTATGTCAGTGGGCATACAAGGCCGTTCTCAGAAATGGGATCGCGTTGGCTGAACCGTACGATTTTAGCAGAACAAGTGACTTTAGGAGTTCGATAATATTATGAAGATTGGTTTAACAACCACAGTTCCAGTGGAAATTATATTAGCCAGCGGGAATATAGCTGTTGATGTCAATAATTTATTCGTGACAGCAGATAACCCGATGAAGTGTATTGAACATGCAGAAAAAACCGGCTATCCACGCACTTCCTGTAGCTGGATTAAGGGTTTATATGGAGCGATTCTTGAGCACCAGATTCAAAAGGTTATTGGAGTCATGGTCGGAGATTGCAGTTATACACATTCATTGATGGAGACATTAAAGACCCATGGAGTGGAAGCTATTCCTTTCGCCTATCCCTATGATCGTGATCAACAGGCGCTACGTCACGAAATGGACAAGCTTATGGGTGCTCTGGGGACGAACTGGGATGTAGTGATGAAAGTGAAAGAAGAACTCGACCGGCTGAGAAGGAAGGTTGTGGAGCTTGACCGACTGACATGGGAAGAAGGGAAAGTCACTGGCTTTGAGAATCATCTCTGGCAGGTATGCTGTAGCGATTTCCTATCAGACCCACAAGCGTTTGAAAAGCAACTGGATGAGTTATTAGAAGAGGTAAGGTCAAGGGTGCCCTTCAAGCAGGCGCTACGCATTGGCTATATTGGCGTGCCGCCAATCTTATCGGACTTATATGAATATCTTGAGGCAAACGGTGCATTCGTAGTGTTTAATGAAGTGCAACGGCAATTTGTCATGCCTTATTTCGTGGAAGACTTAGTGGAGCAGTATTCGCAATACACATACCCTTATGATGTGCATTTCCGCCTACAAGATATTAAGAAAGAGATTGAAAGGCGGAACCTAGATGGAATTGTGCATTACACGCAATCGTTCTGTCACCGTCAAATTGATGACATCGTATTTAAGAAATATATCGATCTTCCGATTTTGACCCTTGAGGCAGACCGTCCTGGTGCTGTAGATGCAAGGACGAAGATTCGCATTGATTCCTTTGTTGATATGCTAAAGCAAAAGAAAAAGCAAAGCAACGAGGTAATGGCGAATAGCTTTGGTCAAGGTGAGAATCTCACTAGAAATCTCACTAGAAATATCAGTAGAAGTCTCAACCACACCGGGAATCCAACGATTAGCACAATGACCACAACGCAAAAGCGCTTTTGTGGTATTGATTTGGGGAGTCGCAGTGTAAAGGTAGTGATTCTTTCCGAGCAGGGTGTAGAGGATGTCACTATGTACAATACAATAGATTTTTATCGTCAATTCGGCCGTAAGGTCAATGACGAGTTTAAAGTTGACTTCACGAAATTACAGCTACAAAATGTCGAAGGTATTACATCGACGGGATATGGAAGAAATACATTAAAACTAGCTGGTGCTAGTCAAATCGCAGAGCTTGAGGCACACCTTTTAGGGGCGATTTATCAGGTGGGATTGAAGGATTTCACATTGCTAGATTTAGGTGGACAGGATAGTAAGGTGATTCAGGTGCGAGATCATAAGATGGTTGATTTTATCACCAACGATAAATGTGCTGCAAGTTCAGGAAGATTTCTGGAAAATATGGCTACGGTACTTGGAATTCCTTTAGAAGATCTAGCGGAGCATTATGAGCATCCCGTCGAATTGAATGCCACTTGTGCGGTGTTCGGGGAGTCAGAGTTAATTGGGAAAATCTCCGAAGGCTATTCGAAAGAGGAATTAGCAGCAGGAATTAATGATACGATTGTCAAACGAGTCGAACCGCTATTATTAAAGCTACACAGTGATACGATTATTTTCACAGGTGGTGTGGCGAAGAATCAAGGAATCTACCAATTGTTAAAACAGCGCATGAACGCAGAGATTATTATTCCAGAATACCCTGAATTTAATGGAGCAATTGGCGCTGCATATAAGCAGTTTCATGATTAATAGGGCTAGTTTTTAAAATGAACAAGGTTTGCAAAAACTTTTAAAAGAATTTGTCTCACTTATTTTCAAAAATAAGAATAAAATCCATAAAGGCTCGTATACATGTTATGAGAACTGATGTGGAGGAGGCAAATAATATGAGAAATAGAAAATTGTGGTTATTATTGATGGCTACTGTCTTGACCTTTTCTTTAGTAGGGTGTGGTCTCTTTGGTCCAGAAAAGGAAGCAGGGAACTCAATTGATCCGCCACCGGATTTATCTATGATTCCAATTTTAGAACAAGGCGATTTAGTTACCAATGAAGGTGGTACATTTACTGTATCGGATATCATAGAATTAAGTGTTTACTTCGTCGACGGAAATGAAATGGTAGTGCCAATGGCAATCCAAATTCCTAAGGCGGAAGGAATTGCAAAAGAGACACTAAAGTATATGACTAAGGGCGGACCTGCATTAACTCAAATTGCAGGAACGAATCTAGTACCAGTGTTACCAGCGGGTACGCAAGTGTTAGGAATGGCAATTAACGAAGGTGTAGCAAGAGTAAATTTCAGCAAAGAATTCTTGAATTATGATACAAAAGCAGAAGAACGTAAAATGATAGAGGCAGTTGTTTGGACACTGACTGAGTTCCCGACAATTGATAGCGTACAATTTATGGTTGAGGGACAATTCCTAGAGGCAATGCCAGTTGGTGGAACGCCATTAACTGAGCCTGTGACTCGCTCGATGGGGATTAATGTTGAAGTATCAGGGCAGGCGAATATCAGTAGCCCAGCCCTGACTTCTCAGGTTACACTATATTTCCAAGCGGTAGATAGCATTGGTGAAATGTACTTCGTGCCTGTTACACGTGTTATTCCAAGAAATAGTAACCCATTAGAAGCAGTCGTACAAGAGACGTTAAAAGGTCCAATTCACGACTTCTTATTCTCAGCAACTGTTCCTACAACAAAGATTAACAAGTTAGATAAAAAGGGCACAACGTTACACATCGACTTCGATGATAAGTTAACTACATATGGTCCAGGGTCGCAAGGTGAGTTAAGTGTCATGCAATCACTGCTTCTTGGTTTAACAGAGGGGAAGGACATTGAGCAAGTGAAGATTACAATCAATGGCCAGGTACCTGTGTTAGCAGATAGCCCAGAAGCACAGCCGACTATGACGAGACCACAATTGATTAACAAAGTAGGTCTTTAGAATATACTCAAACTTTATAAGAAAACTATAATTAGTATTTACTATAAGTATATGGCTATTAGCATTCCCAAGGGGATGCTTTTCTTGCTTTATTAGGTAAACGCATGCTCTTCGCGAAAGCATGGCGAAAGACAGTTTACTTATTCCGTTATACAAACATTAAATATTTTATGGAATATTATTGATATTTGGGGTAGAGTAAATAGGGAGCAAACTTAGGAGGGCGAACATGGAAAAGGAACGTAACGATGGAAGAGATATATGTGAAATACGGCCTGTAAAAATTACGCGAAATTATATCAAACATGCGGAAGGTTCCGTGTTAATAGAAATTGGAGATACGAAGGTCATATGTACAGCAACGGTGGAAGAGAAAGTTCCTCCTTTCCTACGTGGACAAGGAAAAGGATGGATTTCTGCGGAGTACTCGATGCTGCCAAGGGCGACACAAGTGCGCACAATTCGTGAAGCAGCTAAAGGGAAGCTTGGCGGAAGAACAATGGAAATCCAACGTTTAATTGGTCGTGCCCTACGTTCTGTAGTTGTGCTTGAGCAACTAGGAGAGCGGACGATTTGGATTGATTGTGATGTCATTCAAGCAGATGGCGGAACACGTACAGCGTCGATTACTGGCGCGTATGTTGCATTGATTGATGCACTATATAGCATCTATAAGAAAGGGTTGCTATCTTTTATTCCTGTGACGGACTTCCTATCGGCTACAAGTGTAGGAATCATTAATAACGTTCCTGTGTTAGACTTATGCTATATAGAAGATTCTGCGGCACAAGTCGATATGAATGTGGTAATGACAGGACAAGGTAAATACGTAGAAGTACAAGGGACTGGCGAAGAACATCCTTTTTCAGCGAGTGAGTTAGCGGTCTTATTAGATTCTGCGCAAAAGGGTTGTAAAATCCTTAATGATATTCAACGTGCAGCACTTGATCCAGAAGCAGTGGAGCTTATCGATAAAGTAGTGAGCGGAGAGATTAACTTTGCACCAAAAGCCACAGAATCTTAAAGAAAGCTTAGTTCGGAGCTTGGCAGTACAAAAATCCCGCTTGTAAGAGTGGTGAGACTACATAACTATATTCAATTAGGGAGAACTAGATATGAAGGTTGTCTTAGCAACGAAAAACAAAGGCAAAGTAAAAGAATTCAATCATTATCTTGGACACTTAGGATGGACTGTTGTCAGCATGGATGAATATCCAGAAATCCCTGAAATTATCGAAGATGGTTTGACGTTTGAAGCGAACGCAGTGAAAAAGGCAGTGACGGTCATGCAAGCGACTGGACTCCCTACTTTAGCAGATGATTCGGGGATTACTGTTGACGTGTTAGATGGAAGGCCGGGGGTTTACTCTGCTAGATTCGCTGGTCATAACGCGCAAGATGAAGAGAATAACCAGACGTTATTACGGGAGCTAAGTGATGTCCCTGATGAGCAACGGACAGCTAGTTTTGTATGCTGTATTGCTTACATCGCGCCTGATATGGACGAGGCACTTACGTTTCAAGGAGAATGTAAGGGTGTAGTGCTGAAAGCTCCGCAAGGGGGTCAAGGCTTTGGATATGATCCGTTATTCTTCGTACCAACGGAAGGGAAAACGATGGCGGAACTAGGTGTAGAACGCAAGAATGAAATAAGTCATCGAGCAATGGCATTATTAGAAATGAAAAATTTCTTTCAAAAACATTGACAAGTAATGTCGTGCGTGATACAATGAATCTTGTCGCTGTTACGGGGTATAGCTCAGTTTGGTAGAGTGCTTGGCTTGGGACCAAGAGGCCGGGGGTTCAAATCCCTCTGCCCCGACCATGCAAGATTAGATATAAGTTGCGGGTGTAGTTCAATGGTAGAACACTAGCCTTCCAAGCTAGATGCGTGGGTTCGATTCCCATCACCCGCTCCATAATATGTGTCAGTAGCTCAGCTGGATAGAGCAACGGCCTTCTAAGCCGTAGGTCGGGGGTTCGAATCCCTCCTGACACGCCATCGTGGTGGTTGTGGCGAAGTGGTCAACGCACCGGATTGTGGCTCCGGCACTCGGGGGTTCAAGTCCCCTCAATCACCCCACTAAATAATGCTTACTATTTTATAATAGTAAGCATTATTTTTTTTGTTTGCAGGAAAATTTACGTAATTCATAGAACAATAGGAGTGAATATTTTAGATTGGAATATATATAGTAGAAGTTTTCACAAGTAGGCTTTCATTAAATAGCCAAAGGAGAGATGAGATGGGAGCTTGTCCTAATTGTCATCAAATTTTAACGATTAAATTGGAGAAATGTCCATTTTGTGATTATCCTTTATCTCGAGCACAAGTTGCAAATCAGCACATAAACTCCATGGAAGAGCGGCTACAATCTACGGAAGAAGATCGTCATAATATATTAGATGAAACAGCCGTAGTTGAAGCTGTCATAGATGAGACGGTCATTGAAAATGCTATGCCTACAGAGGAAATTCGCTATAAGAAAACCAAGTTATTGATAGGGACTCTGTGGTTATTAGGATTATTATGGGCTACTTATTGGATCACAATGCAAAGACAAGAAGCTCAAAAAATAGCTGTCATAGCAATAGAGCAATTGAATGTAGAAACAAGGGCTGCTTTTCGAGAAGAGCAGGAGCAAGTAATCCAGAAAATCCCTCTGAAATTCTACATGGAGGGCATTGATAGGGGAATCGTTATTGGCGAGTCGGTCGATAATCTTATTGCTATATTAGGTGAGCCAAACCGCAAAGATTTAAGTCCATACGGTTATACGTGGTGGATTTACAACCAAGATTATACCCGCTATTTTCAAGTGGGAGTGCAAAACGATAAAGTGGTTAGTGTATACAGTAATGCCGATGGATGGAGCTTTCACTCGCTCAAAATTGGATTAACGATGGATGAAATTCAAGCGATTTACCCTCTAAAGGATGCAGTATCGTTTGATCATAGGGACTCGAACTTCTACTTGAGGGTCAAAGAATCTACTGAAGGCATGAAGTATCTCGTGATTGACGGAGATTTAGCTATTGAAATATATCTCGATATTCATAATGAAAATCGATTGACGAGTATCCGTTTGAGTGATCATGCGACACTTCTAGCTACTGGCGGGTATACAATGGAATGGACGTACCTTAGAAACACTGCCCCAGAGATTAAACCACCGACACCAACGACAGAAGAACAAGAGATGGCGAATAAGGCTCAAGAGCTTCAAATTTTAGATCTTACGAATAGCATTCGCGTACGACATCAACTACAGCCATTAGTGATGAATGCAAAAGTATCGGATGTTGCTCGCGGTCACGCACGGGATATGATACAAAATAATTTTTTTGCTCATGAATCGCCAAAGAATGGGAAGTTATTGAATCGTTTTGAAAAAGCGAACATTCCTTTTTCTATGATTGCCGAGAACATAGCGGCTGGGCAGCAGGATGCGATTGAGGCGGTAGAAGCATGGATGAATAGCGAAGGTCATCGTATCAATGTACTCAATGGGGATTATGTGGAACTTGGGGTCGGAGTCATTGAAAGGCACTATGCACAGAATTTCTTGCAACCATAATTTTTCCAACTGAATACCACTATAAAAGTTTGGCTACAATGATTGCTATAATGAATTGTGAGGGAATATACACAATCATTTGAAAAAGAAATTGGTTATGTTATAATATAATGGTTATATTTGAAAACAGAATCTGATTACATATACGATGTAGGCAGTAATTTAAGGAGGATTTTATTGTAATGAGTGTAAAATGGGAGAAAGTTGATACAAACAAGGTTAAGTTAGAAATCGAAGCAAGTGCAGAAGTGGTTAACAAAGGTTTAGATTTTGCATTTAAAAAAGTAGTAGGAAAAGTAAACGTTCCAGGTTTTAGAAAGGGTAAAGTACCTCGTGGAATTTTCGAGCAAAAGTTCGGAGTAGAATCATTATACAATGATGCTCTTGATCATATTTTACCAGAAGTTTATGAAAATGCTGTAAAAGAGTCAGGGATTGTTCCTGTTGGAAAGCCAGACATCGAAATCGAAGACATGGCGAAAGACCAACCACTTCGTCTGACAATTGAAGTATTCGTAAAGCCTGAAGCTCAACTTGGCGCATACAAAGGCCAAGAGTTAAAGGAAGAAGTAAAGTTTGAAGTGACAGAAGAAGAAATCAATAAAGAGTTAGATACATACAGAGAGCGTAATGCACAGCTAGAAGTTGTTGAAGATGGCGAAGTACAAGATGGCGATCATACGAAAATTGACTTTGAAGGTTTCAAAGATGAGGTACCTTTCTCAGGTGGTAAGGGTTCTGATTACCCTCTAGAAATTGGATCTGGTAGCTTTATCCCAGGTTTTGAAGAGCAGTTAATTGGCATGAAGTTAAATGAGGAGAAAGACATTAGCGTTAATTTCCCAGAAGAGTATCATGCTGCTGAACTTGCTGGAGCACCTGTAGTATTCAAGGTGAAAATTAACGAAATTAAGCGCAAGAATGTTCCTGCACTAGATGACGAATTAGCTAAAGACGTAAGCGAATTTGAAACTCTTGCTGAATTAAAGCAAGATATTGAGAATAAGCTAAAGGTTAAGAAAGAAGCAGAAGAGAAGGACTACAAGCGTGACTTAGCAGTGAATAAGGCTGTTGAAAATGCTACGGTAGAAATTCCTGAGCCGATGATCGAGTCAGAGACGCAAATGATGGTAGAAGACTTTGAGCGCCGTTTACAATACCAAGGCATGAATTTAGAACTTTATAGCCGTTACACTGGCCAAACGAAGGAAGACTTGGAAAAGCAATTTACAGCTGATGCTGAAAAGCGCGTTCGTACACAATTAGTTCTAGATGCAATCTCTAAAGCGGAGAACGTGGAAGTATCGGAAGCTGAAATCGAAGAAGAAGTTGCTAAGATTGCTGAAATGTACAAGAAGGAAGTTGCTGAAGTAAAATCAGTACTTGAAAAGCAAGGGAACCTTGATTCATTGAAGGATGAGATTGCGATTCGCAAAACTGTGGAGTTCTTAGTAGAGAATAACACATATATTAAAGAGTAATTTCTGTTAATGGTGTAAAATACACATACAGGGATAGAATATAAAAACGCGTTAATAGGAGGGCTCAGATATGAATTTAGTTCCTATGGTCGTAGAACAGACGGGTCGTGGCGAAAGAGCTTACGATATTTATTCACGATTATTAAAAGATCGTATAATATTTCTAGGAAGTGCTATCGATGATAACGTGGCGAACTCCATTGTTGCACAGTTATTATTCCTTGCAGCCGAGGACCCAGATAAAGACATTAGTCTATATATCAACAGTCCAGGTGGTTCGGTTTCAGCAGGCCTAGCGATCTATGACACAATGCAGTATATTAAACCACATGTGTCTACTATATGCATTGGCATAGCTGCTAGTATGGGAGCATTTCTATTGGCAGCCGGTCAAAAAGGTAAGCGTTTCGCGTTACCAAATAGCGAAATCCTAATTCACCAACCACTTGGTGGAGTGAAGGGTCAAGCATCTGATATTAAGATCCACGCAGAGCATATTCTTAAGACTAGAGATCGTCTAAACAAAATATTAGCGGAAAGAACAGGTCAAACCCTTGAGAAAATCGAGAAGGACACTGATCGCGATAATATTATGGATGCGGTTGAAGGAAAAGAGTACGGTTTAGTGGACGAGGTGATTTTCCCTAAAGAAGCAAAGTAAAGGAGTGAATTCTCGATGTTAAAATTTAATGACGAAAAGGGACAGTTAAAGTGTTCTTTTTGTGGCAAAACCCAAGAACAAGTCCGCAAATTAGTTGCAGGCCCTGGGGTTTATATATGTGATGAATGCATCGAGTTATGCACTGAAATAGTAGAAGAGGAGCTAGGTAGTGAAGAGGAATTTCAACTAAAAGAAGTTCCGAAGCCTACGGAAATCCGCGATGTTTTAGATCAATATGTCATTGGTCAAGAAAATGCAAAGAAAACTTTGGCAGTTGCTGTCTATAACCACTACAAGAGAATCAACTCAGTGCAAAAAAATGATGATGTGGAACTACAAAAGAGTAACATCTTATTGGTAGGTCCTACGGGAAGCGGGAAAACATTATTAGCGCAAACAATGGCTAAGATTCTCGACGTACCGTTCGCAATCGCAGACGCTACTAGTTTAACGGAAGCGGGTTACGTTGGGGAAGACGTGGAGAACATTCTTCTGAAACTAATCCAAGCGGCAGACTATGATGTAGAGAAAGCAGAACGCGGCATTATATATATCGATGAGATTGATAAGATTGCTCGTAAGTCTGAGAATCCTTCGATTACTCGTGATGTATCTGGTGAGGGTGTACAACAAGCAATTCTGAAAATCCTTGAAGGTACAACTGCTAGTGTTCCACCACAAGGTGGGCGCAAGCATCCACATCAGGAATTCATCCAAATCGACACAACGAATATCCTGTTTATATGTGGCGGAGCGTTTGATGGCTTAGAGTCCATTATTAAGCGCCGTATGGGTAAAAAGGCAATTGGTTTTGGTGCAGAAGTGAAGACCGTTGTAGAGGACAAGAAGGAGAACATGCTTAAGAATGTTTTACCTGAGGATCTATTGAAATTCGGTTTAATTCCGGAATTCATTGGACGATTACCAGTCATCTCAACTCTTGAAAACCTTGATGAAGATGCATTGATTCGTATTTTAACAGAGCCTAAGAATGCCCTTGTGAAGCAATATAAGAGACTACTTGAATTAGACGGAGTAGAATTGGAATTCGCGCAGGATGCATTGGTGGAGGTAGCGAAGCAGGCAATCCAACGTAAGACGGGTGCCCGTGGTTTACGCTCTATCTTAGAAGGTATTATGCTTGATGTGATGTACGAAGTTCCTTCTCGTGAAGATGTTGGGAAGTGCTTAATCAACAAGGATGTAGTTACAGGCGGGCAAAAGCCTGAACTGGTTGCACCAACAACTAAGAAGAAAAAGAAAAAGGAAGAGACTGCGTAAGCAAATCTCTCCTACATGATAAGAGAAAGCACTGTATTCGTACAGTGCTTTTTTTATTTGCACAGAATTTAGATATTTAATCTGAAATGCATATGCTACATATGTCGTTACATAAAAAATGAAGTCGCAATATACAATATACATGACGTTCTGATTATCTACACATAAGGGGGATTAAAATGTCTAAAATGGAAAATATGCTAAAAGATGCATTGCAAATGGAGCAGGAACATATCACTCGTTATCATACATTTGCACAAAACGCAGATGATGCTGGTGACACGGGGCTGGCAAGATTTTTTCAAAACTTAGCGACAGCTAGGGAAAAGCATATGACAGAAATCCGCAAACAGTTAGAAATTTATAGTTAGCACAGTCAATAATAATGGAGAGAGCTATGTCAATGACGCATAACTTTCTCTTTTTTTTATCTAAAAACTTCTATACATGAGACCTAATGATACATTGGAAAAAGAATGCAATGAAAATAGAATTTATTGTTTATCTATGAAGGATTAGGAAATAATACATATAGGATTTACCAATTCGGTAAACGATGACAAAAGCATCTAGGAGGATTTATGAATATGACACTGATTTCAATTATTGGTTTTGTCCAGGCGTTTTTTGCAATCGTCATTGGATTGTACTTTTGGAACTTGTTGAGGTCACAACGATCCAATCGAAGTGCCGTTGAGAGAGAATCGAAGAAAGAATTAGAGAAATTACAAAACTTACGATCCATTTCTTTATCTGAACCATTATCTGAAAAAACAAGACCAACAAAATTCTCGGAAATTATTGGACAAACGGATGGTCTACGCTCCCTTCGCGCTGCGTTATGCGGACCAAATCCTCAGCACGTCATTATCTATGGTCCACCAGGGGTAGGGAAAACTGCTGCTGCCAGACTTGTACTTGAAGAAGCAAAAATGAACGCAGAATCTCCGTTCTTAGAAACTGCAAAATTTACTGAAGTGGATGCCACTACTGCGCGCTTCGATGAAAGAGGAATCGCTGATCCATTGATTGGTTCTGTCCACGACCCGATTTATCAAGGGGCAGGAGCGATGGGTATGGCGGGTATCCCGCAGCCAAAGTATGGTGCCGTTACTAAGGCCCATGGAGGCGTACTATTTATTGATGAAATTGGAGAATTACATCCAATCCAAATGAATAAGTTATTGAAGGTACTTGAAGATCGTAAGGTATTTCTTGAAAGTGCTTATTATAGTTCGGAGAATACGAATATCCCGAGTCACGTTCATGATATTTTCCAAAATGGCTTGCCAGCGGATTTCCGTATGGTGGGTGCAACTACAAGAACTGCGGATGAGATTCCCCCGGCGATTCGTTCACGTTGCTTGGAAATTTTCTTCCGTTCATTATTGCCGCATGAAATTGCACTGATAGCGAGAAATGCAGTAGACAAAATAGAATTTACGATTGATGAAAAAGGAATCGAAGTCGTATCTCAATATGCTACCAATGGTCGTGAAGCTGTAAACATTATTCAAATTTCGGCTGGACTTGCGATTGCAGATGCGCGTAAGCATATTAAAGCTGCAGATGTCGAGTGGGTCGTGCATAACAGCCAGATTTCACCACGACAAGAAAAGCGCATTCAGAACAAGCCACAGGTTGGGTATGTCAACGGACTAGCCGTGTATGGTCCTAATATGGGTACGATTCTTGAGGTAGAAGTATCTGCAATTCCTGTAATTAGTGGTCGCAAAGGTGAAATTACAGTTACGGGTTTAATTGAAGAGGAATCGATTGGTGGCGGAAAGCGCACGGTGACTCGTAAGAGTATGGCGAAAGGATCCGTTGAAAACGTAATGACGGTGCTTCGCAAATACCTTCACGTGGATGCGAGTCAATTTGATATCCATGTCAATT encodes the following:
- a CDS encoding acyl-CoA dehydratase activase, which gives rise to MTTTQKRFCGIDLGSRSVKVVILSEQGVEDVTMYNTIDFYRQFGRKVNDEFKVDFTKLQLQNVEGITSTGYGRNTLKLAGASQIAELEAHLLGAIYQVGLKDFTLLDLGGQDSKVIQVRDHKMVDFITNDKCAASSGRFLENMATVLGIPLEDLAEHYEHPVELNATCAVFGESELIGKISEGYSKEELAAGINDTIVKRVEPLLLKLHSDTIIFTGGVAKNQGIYQLLKQRMNAEIIIPEYPEFNGAIGAAYKQFHD
- a CDS encoding CAP domain-containing protein, which translates into the protein MGACPNCHQILTIKLEKCPFCDYPLSRAQVANQHINSMEERLQSTEEDRHNILDETAVVEAVIDETVIENAMPTEEIRYKKTKLLIGTLWLLGLLWATYWITMQRQEAQKIAVIAIEQLNVETRAAFREEQEQVIQKIPLKFYMEGIDRGIVIGESVDNLIAILGEPNRKDLSPYGYTWWIYNQDYTRYFQVGVQNDKVVSVYSNADGWSFHSLKIGLTMDEIQAIYPLKDAVSFDHRDSNFYLRVKESTEGMKYLVIDGDLAIEIYLDIHNENRLTSIRLSDHATLLATGGYTMEWTYLRNTAPEIKPPTPTTEEQEMANKAQELQILDLTNSIRVRHQLQPLVMNAKVSDVARGHARDMIQNNFFAHESPKNGKLLNRFEKANIPFSMIAENIAAGQQDAIEAVEAWMNSEGHRINVLNGDYVELGVGVIERHYAQNFLQP
- the tig gene encoding trigger factor, which codes for MSVKWEKVDTNKVKLEIEASAEVVNKGLDFAFKKVVGKVNVPGFRKGKVPRGIFEQKFGVESLYNDALDHILPEVYENAVKESGIVPVGKPDIEIEDMAKDQPLRLTIEVFVKPEAQLGAYKGQELKEEVKFEVTEEEINKELDTYRERNAQLEVVEDGEVQDGDHTKIDFEGFKDEVPFSGGKGSDYPLEIGSGSFIPGFEEQLIGMKLNEEKDISVNFPEEYHAAELAGAPVVFKVKINEIKRKNVPALDDELAKDVSEFETLAELKQDIENKLKVKKEAEEKDYKRDLAVNKAVENATVEIPEPMIESETQMMVEDFERRLQYQGMNLELYSRYTGQTKEDLEKQFTADAEKRVRTQLVLDAISKAENVEVSEAEIEEEVAKIAEMYKKEVAEVKSVLEKQGNLDSLKDEIAIRKTVEFLVENNTYIKE
- the racE gene encoding glutamate racemase, producing MSTKPIGVLDSGVGGLTVVKELMRQLPRESIVYYGDTAHCPYGIRDLAQVREFTFRIIEYLIEQDVKMIVIACNTATAASMSEARQRFNIPIIGVIQPGVRAAISATRNNRIGVIGTEGTINSNIYQNMLLKINPSMFVASQACQPFVSLVEQNLVYTKDARRLIAEYMEPIKVQHVDTLILGCTHYPLMANAISMVMGPEVELISSAEETARETIAVLYQHHLLNWSDDPATHIPTHKFYVSGHTRPFSEMGSRWLNRTILAEQVTLGVR
- a CDS encoding GerMN domain-containing protein, which translates into the protein MRNRKLWLLLMATVLTFSLVGCGLFGPEKEAGNSIDPPPDLSMIPILEQGDLVTNEGGTFTVSDIIELSVYFVDGNEMVVPMAIQIPKAEGIAKETLKYMTKGGPALTQIAGTNLVPVLPAGTQVLGMAINEGVARVNFSKEFLNYDTKAEERKMIEAVVWTLTEFPTIDSVQFMVEGQFLEAMPVGGTPLTEPVTRSMGINVEVSGQANISSPALTSQVTLYFQAVDSIGEMYFVPVTRVIPRNSNPLEAVVQETLKGPIHDFLFSATVPTTKINKLDKKGTTLHIDFDDKLTTYGPGSQGELSVMQSLLLGLTEGKDIEQVKITINGQVPVLADSPEAQPTMTRPQLINKVGL
- a CDS encoding XTP/dITP diphosphatase, with product MKVVLATKNKGKVKEFNHYLGHLGWTVVSMDEYPEIPEIIEDGLTFEANAVKKAVTVMQATGLPTLADDSGITVDVLDGRPGVYSARFAGHNAQDEENNQTLLRELSDVPDEQRTASFVCCIAYIAPDMDEALTFQGECKGVVLKAPQGGQGFGYDPLFFVPTEGKTMAELGVERKNEISHRAMALLEMKNFFQKH
- the clpP gene encoding ATP-dependent Clp endopeptidase proteolytic subunit ClpP — encoded protein: MNLVPMVVEQTGRGERAYDIYSRLLKDRIIFLGSAIDDNVANSIVAQLLFLAAEDPDKDISLYINSPGGSVSAGLAIYDTMQYIKPHVSTICIGIAASMGAFLLAAGQKGKRFALPNSEILIHQPLGGVKGQASDIKIHAEHILKTRDRLNKILAERTGQTLEKIEKDTDRDNIMDAVEGKEYGLVDEVIFPKEAK
- the rph gene encoding ribonuclease PH, yielding MEKERNDGRDICEIRPVKITRNYIKHAEGSVLIEIGDTKVICTATVEEKVPPFLRGQGKGWISAEYSMLPRATQVRTIREAAKGKLGGRTMEIQRLIGRALRSVVVLEQLGERTIWIDCDVIQADGGTRTASITGAYVALIDALYSIYKKGLLSFIPVTDFLSATSVGIINNVPVLDLCYIEDSAAQVDMNVVMTGQGKYVEVQGTGEEHPFSASELAVLLDSAQKGCKILNDIQRAALDPEAVELIDKVVSGEINFAPKATES